One genomic segment of Brevibacillus laterosporus LMG 15441 includes these proteins:
- a CDS encoding ABC transporter ATP-binding protein, whose product MIAVFQKLGWFFREEWKRYSIAVVFLVINGVLEVLPPKLMGTSIDQIFAGSMTTTRLFLMIGLLLAIALSNYGVTYIWMRNLFGGSFLVSRKLRSNLMGQFLTMTPTFYEKNRTGDLMARATNDIQAVSLTAGFGILTLVDATVYLGVILLTMTVVISWKLTLICVLPMPLAAYILSKYGEMLHKRFTDAQDVFGKMNDQVLENISGVRVVRAYVQEAASRKSFREISEETYKKNLSVARIDSLFEPTMKLLNGISFLLGIGFGAYYVYHQEITIGDMISFNIYLAMLSWPMYAIGELVNIMQRGNASLDRVNETLAYEPDVQNGPDLVDVPTPATISFQNVTFRYPSSEVDNLKDITFELNRGQTLGIVGRTGSGKTTLIRQLLREYPLGKGEILISGTSMQKIAIEQAVGWLGYVPQGQILFSKTILQNIRFGKPTSSMAEIEHALVMSAFQKDIAYLPERLDTMVGEKGVSLSGGQKQRVSIARALIADPEILLLDDALSAVDAKTETEIITHIRQERAGKTTWITTHRLSAVQHADLIIVMDDGTIVERGTHDQLMKQDGWYKQQYERQQIEATLTDGE is encoded by the coding sequence ATGATAGCTGTGTTTCAAAAGTTAGGCTGGTTTTTTCGTGAAGAGTGGAAAAGATACTCCATTGCAGTCGTTTTTTTGGTGATAAATGGGGTATTGGAAGTTTTACCTCCGAAGTTAATGGGGACATCGATTGACCAAATTTTTGCTGGCTCTATGACAACCACAAGATTGTTCCTCATGATTGGCTTATTGCTGGCAATTGCTTTAAGTAATTATGGAGTCACTTATATTTGGATGAGAAATTTGTTCGGTGGCTCGTTTTTGGTTAGTAGGAAATTGCGCTCCAATTTAATGGGACAATTTTTAACAATGACCCCAACCTTTTATGAAAAAAATCGGACGGGAGATCTGATGGCTCGGGCGACGAACGATATTCAAGCAGTATCGCTAACCGCCGGGTTTGGGATTCTTACCTTAGTGGATGCGACTGTCTATCTGGGGGTTATTCTCCTTACAATGACGGTTGTAATTAGTTGGAAGCTTACCCTCATTTGTGTTTTACCAATGCCGCTGGCAGCTTACATATTAAGTAAGTATGGGGAGATGCTTCATAAAAGATTTACAGATGCACAGGATGTTTTTGGAAAAATGAATGATCAGGTGCTGGAGAATATTTCAGGTGTCCGGGTGGTTCGTGCTTATGTACAGGAAGCGGCAAGTAGGAAGAGCTTTCGAGAAATCTCTGAGGAAACGTATAAGAAAAACCTGTCCGTTGCCCGTATCGATTCACTATTTGAGCCAACGATGAAGTTGCTAAATGGTATAAGTTTTTTATTAGGCATTGGGTTTGGAGCGTATTATGTTTACCATCAAGAAATTACAATAGGCGATATGATTTCATTTAACATTTATTTAGCTATGCTGTCTTGGCCGATGTACGCGATTGGGGAGCTAGTTAATATTATGCAGCGGGGTAATGCTTCTTTGGATCGTGTGAACGAAACACTTGCTTATGAACCGGATGTTCAGAATGGGCCCGATCTAGTGGATGTGCCAACACCGGCTACCATCTCATTTCAGAATGTCACCTTCCGTTACCCTTCATCTGAAGTAGATAATTTAAAAGATATAACGTTTGAACTGAACCGAGGGCAAACCTTGGGAATCGTTGGACGTACAGGCAGCGGCAAGACAACTTTGATACGTCAGCTTCTGCGTGAGTATCCGTTAGGCAAAGGAGAAATCTTGATTTCAGGAACTTCCATGCAAAAAATTGCGATCGAGCAAGCAGTGGGCTGGCTAGGATATGTTCCGCAAGGGCAAATCTTATTTTCTAAAACCATTTTACAAAACATTCGATTTGGTAAACCGACCAGCTCGATGGCTGAAATCGAGCATGCGTTGGTGATGTCGGCTTTTCAAAAGGACATTGCCTACTTACCAGAGAGATTGGATACGATGGTTGGGGAGAAGGGTGTCTCCTTGTCTGGGGGCCAGAAGCAACGCGTCTCGATAGCCCGTGCACTAATAGCAGACCCAGAGATTCTTTTGTTAGATGATGCTCTTTCTGCGGTAGATGCTAAAACAGAGACGGAAATTATCACTCATATTCGTCAGGAGCGAGCAGGAAAGACCACGTGGATTACTACGCACCGCCTGTCAGCAGTTCAGCATGCCGATTTAATTATCGTAATGGATGATGGAACCATTGTGGAACGTGGAACTCATGATCAGCTTATGAAACAGGATGGCTGGTATAAACAACAATATGAACGTCAGCAAATCGAGGCAACTTTAACAGATGGAGAGTGA
- a CDS encoding aldehyde dehydrogenase produces MNPIQELVAKQHQFFHTQQTKHVAFRIEALQNLRNAIILHEQQIYEALQADLHKSQFESYSTEIGIVLEEIRYICKHLQNWVKPKRVKTALTHFGSKGYLYPEPYGVTLIIAPWNYPFQLALLPLIGAIAAGNCAVVKPSELTPRTSNLIRRLLEQTFPAEFICVVEGGIEVSNQLLAEKFDYIFFTGSVPVGRVIMEAASKHLTPITLELGGKSPCIVHRDANLRLAAKRIVWGKFLNAGQTCVAPDYLLVNSSVKQELIRQLKTFIQELYPDALHNSDYTHIVNTRHFERLLGYLDEKKVIHGGNTSPSTLAIEPTLLDNVTWQDPVMQDEIFGPILPILTYDDLAEAISKVNAQPKPLALYLFTENKETQKQVLSHLSFGGGCINDTVFHIATPYLPFGGVGNSGIGSYHGKGSFEIFSHQKSVLKQTTLFDIPVRYHTTKQALKKMKWFFK; encoded by the coding sequence ATGAACCCTATTCAAGAATTAGTAGCCAAGCAGCATCAATTCTTTCACACGCAACAAACAAAACACGTTGCATTCCGAATAGAAGCACTCCAAAACTTACGTAATGCCATCATCTTGCACGAACAACAAATCTACGAAGCTCTACAGGCCGATTTGCATAAATCACAATTTGAATCCTACTCAACTGAAATTGGAATCGTGCTGGAGGAAATTCGTTATATCTGTAAACATTTACAAAACTGGGTAAAGCCAAAACGAGTCAAAACAGCACTTACCCACTTTGGTTCCAAGGGTTACCTTTACCCTGAACCCTATGGTGTCACACTGATTATTGCCCCATGGAACTATCCATTTCAACTCGCCCTGTTACCGTTAATTGGTGCTATTGCTGCCGGGAATTGTGCTGTTGTCAAGCCGTCAGAGCTTACACCTAGAACCTCCAATCTTATTCGGCGGTTACTTGAACAGACCTTTCCTGCAGAATTTATTTGTGTAGTAGAGGGTGGGATTGAAGTCAGTAATCAGTTGCTAGCAGAGAAGTTTGACTATATCTTTTTTACAGGTAGTGTCCCTGTTGGCCGTGTGATAATGGAAGCCGCCTCCAAGCATCTAACTCCGATAACACTTGAATTGGGCGGAAAAAGTCCGTGCATTGTACATCGAGATGCTAACCTGCGTTTGGCTGCTAAGCGAATTGTTTGGGGCAAATTTCTAAATGCTGGCCAAACCTGTGTAGCACCCGATTATTTACTTGTGAACTCCTCAGTAAAACAGGAACTCATTAGACAGCTCAAGACCTTTATTCAAGAGCTTTATCCTGATGCCTTACATAATTCCGATTATACTCATATTGTAAATACACGACATTTTGAGCGATTGCTTGGGTATCTGGATGAGAAAAAGGTTATCCATGGGGGAAATACAAGCCCTAGTACGTTAGCGATTGAGCCTACTCTCTTAGATAACGTAACCTGGCAGGACCCGGTCATGCAGGACGAGATTTTTGGACCTATTCTCCCAATCCTAACCTACGATGATCTGGCTGAAGCTATTTCTAAGGTAAATGCGCAGCCGAAGCCACTAGCTCTTTATCTTTTCACCGAAAATAAAGAGACGCAGAAGCAAGTCCTGTCCCACCTCTCCTTTGGCGGGGGTTGTATTAATGATACGGTCTTTCATATTGCTACTCCCTATTTACCATTTGGAGGGGTTGGTAATAGCGGTATCGGTAGCTATCATGGAAAAGGAAGCTTTGAAATTTTCTCCCACCAAAAAAGTGTGTTGAAGCAGACTACACTCTTTGATATTCCTGTTCGCTATCATACAACCAAGCAAGCTTTAAAAAAGATGAAATGGTTTTTTAAATAA
- a CDS encoding PqqD family protein: protein MRIFTKKQHRNLLTMRPMLTKRITLENTEEGISTVIIPRDSWLERLSVRYLRQPAVFRIKLDTLGSYVITRCTGAHTVAEIADEIRHEFGEQAEPVLPRLSQFLQMIDSNQWVTWREHE, encoded by the coding sequence ATGCGGATTTTTACAAAGAAACAGCATCGAAATCTATTGACGATGAGACCTATGTTGACAAAACGGATTACACTAGAGAACACAGAAGAAGGCATTTCTACCGTGATTATCCCTCGCGATAGCTGGTTGGAACGATTGTCTGTACGCTATTTGAGACAGCCTGCCGTTTTCCGTATCAAGCTAGATACACTGGGGAGTTATGTGATTACTAGATGTACAGGTGCACATACCGTAGCAGAAATTGCCGATGAAATTCGACATGAATTTGGTGAACAAGCAGAGCCTGTACTACCACGACTAAGCCAATTCTTGCAAATGATTGACTCGAATCAATGGGTAACGTGGAGAGAGCACGAGTAG
- a CDS encoding OPT family oligopeptide transporter: MNGGKSNSSSFVPYVPASRSLPELTVVAVVLGLILAVVFGAANAYLGLKIGLTVSASIPAAVISMAILRGILRRESILENNIVQTMTTAGEAVAAGAIFTLPALFLWNVVPSQLTISFIVLTGGFLGVLMMIPLRRLLIVNEHQTLPYPEGTACAEVLISGEKGGNSAKLVFTGFGLGALVKALGDGFKLFKTEVETGIANFKNALIGLDTYPALLGVGYIIGPKVSGEMMAGGILAWVVMIPMISFFGMHNSEAIQPASGMIASMDAWAIWGDYIRYIGAGAVATGGLISLIKTLPILYYSLRDTLAGLDKGNNQLLVERTDRDISKTWLLLGIIAIILLIAFSPFTEVGMIGAVAIAIFGFLFVTVASRIVGLIGSSSSPVSGMTIATLLIVTVVFKSMGVTGQTGMVTALIVGAIVCTALAVAGDISQDLKTGYLVGATPWKQQIAMMLGVLISGLVIGYVLVILHETYGMGTRDLAAPKAVLMKMVIEGLMDNNLPWDLIFIGAATAICVEFLGLHSLTVAVGIYLPIHTSAPIMVGGLVRWLVEYYSKDKSRRKLRLERGTLFASGLIAGESLLGVVIAMLISAKITMPEHVMFENGLVSTVIFAIVAAVLFWVSMRAKERSSSL, translated from the coding sequence ATGAATGGTGGAAAATCTAATTCTTCCTCATTCGTCCCGTATGTTCCTGCATCACGTTCCTTGCCAGAGCTTACTGTGGTTGCAGTCGTATTGGGATTAATCTTAGCTGTTGTTTTTGGAGCAGCCAATGCCTATTTAGGCCTTAAAATTGGTTTAACAGTCAGTGCATCTATCCCGGCTGCTGTTATTTCGATGGCAATTTTACGTGGTATTTTGCGTCGAGAGTCTATTTTAGAGAACAATATTGTGCAAACAATGACTACTGCTGGTGAAGCGGTTGCGGCGGGTGCTATTTTTACGTTGCCGGCTTTGTTTCTATGGAATGTTGTACCTAGTCAATTAACGATCAGCTTTATTGTGCTAACAGGTGGTTTTTTAGGCGTATTAATGATGATACCGTTACGTCGTCTGTTGATTGTAAACGAGCACCAAACGCTGCCTTACCCGGAAGGTACTGCTTGCGCGGAAGTTCTGATTTCTGGTGAAAAAGGGGGCAATAGCGCTAAGCTGGTCTTTACGGGGTTCGGACTAGGTGCTTTAGTAAAAGCATTAGGCGATGGATTTAAGCTATTTAAGACCGAAGTAGAGACAGGCATTGCCAATTTTAAAAATGCATTGATTGGATTGGATACATATCCGGCTCTGCTTGGCGTGGGATATATTATTGGCCCCAAAGTGTCTGGAGAGATGATGGCGGGCGGAATACTTGCGTGGGTTGTAATGATACCAATGATTAGCTTTTTTGGTATGCATAATTCCGAGGCAATTCAGCCAGCTTCCGGTATGATTGCTTCCATGGACGCATGGGCTATCTGGGGAGACTATATTCGTTATATTGGTGCGGGTGCTGTAGCTACAGGTGGTTTAATTAGCTTAATCAAAACGTTACCAATCTTATATTATTCATTGCGTGATACACTTGCAGGTTTAGACAAAGGCAATAATCAATTGCTAGTGGAGCGTACCGATCGTGATATTTCGAAGACATGGCTCTTACTCGGCATAATAGCAATCATCTTATTAATCGCCTTCTCACCGTTTACAGAAGTGGGGATGATAGGGGCTGTAGCTATTGCTATTTTTGGATTTTTGTTCGTTACAGTGGCTTCTCGTATCGTTGGGCTGATAGGTAGCTCCTCCTCACCTGTCTCAGGAATGACGATTGCTACCTTACTCATTGTTACAGTGGTATTTAAATCAATGGGTGTAACGGGTCAAACAGGAATGGTCACTGCTTTAATTGTGGGAGCGATCGTGTGTACTGCACTTGCTGTCGCGGGTGATATTTCACAGGATTTAAAAACAGGTTATTTAGTCGGAGCTACTCCGTGGAAACAACAGATAGCAATGATGCTCGGGGTGTTGATCTCAGGTCTGGTCATCGGTTATGTCCTTGTTATTTTACATGAAACATATGGAATGGGGACCAGGGATTTAGCGGCACCAAAGGCAGTTCTAATGAAAATGGTAATTGAAGGGCTTATGGATAATAACCTGCCGTGGGATTTAATTTTTATTGGTGCGGCTACCGCCATTTGTGTTGAATTCTTAGGCCTTCATTCCTTGACTGTAGCAGTAGGGATTTATTTACCGATCCACACCAGTGCACCGATTATGGTAGGTGGTTTGGTTCGTTGGCTAGTGGAATATTACTCGAAGGATAAAAGCCGCAGAAAGCTACGTTTGGAAAGAGGAACGCTGTTTGCATCTGGTCTAATTGCGGGTGAGTCGCTGTTAGGGGTAGTTATTGCTATGCTCATTTCAGCAAAAATAACGATGCCAGAGCATGTTATGTTTGAAAATGGCTTGGTAAGCACGGTTATCTTCGCAATAGTAGCGGCCGTCCTTTTCTGGGTGTCCATGCGTGCCAAAGAGCGGAGCAGTAGCCTTTAA